A genomic segment from Gossypium hirsutum isolate 1008001.06 chromosome D04, Gossypium_hirsutum_v2.1, whole genome shotgun sequence encodes:
- the LOC107939072 gene encoding thaumatin-like protein: MKSLQFAAVFLMLLFSGHSLAHTVTFYVHNKCPFPIWPGTAANAGHPVIADGGFYLPTGETRRIEAPWTWSGRIWARTGCNFNSNWQPACETGDCDGRLQCHGLIGTPPATLVQIALQGGKAKPDFYDVSLVDGYNLPVSISTRPFSPKCAIGGCSENLNNLCPQELEVHNKHGQVVACKSACLAFNVDSFCCRNEYGTPETCKPSLYSKIFKEACPCYYSYAFDMPPPLINCASKEYIITFCPSTWGAHQASI; the protein is encoded by the exons atgaagtcATTGCAGTTTGCTGCTGTTTTCCTTATGCTCCTGTTTTCTG GGCATTCACTAGCACATACAGTCACATTTTATGTACACAACAAGTGTCCTTTCCCTATATGGCCAGGAACTGCCGCCAATGCTGGCCATCCGGTGATAGCAGACGGTGGATTCTATCTCCCTACAGGTGAGACTCGACGGATTGAGGCACCGTGGACATGGAGTGGCCGAATTTGGGCCCGGACAGGATGCAACTTTAACTCCAATTGGCAACCAGCTTGTGAAACTGGTGATTGTGACGGAAGGCTTCAATGCCATGGACTAATTGGCACACCACCGGCTACGTTAGTCCAAATCGCACTCCAAGGCGGCAAAGCTAAACCTGATTTCTACGACGTAAGCCTCGTCGATGGCTACAACCTTCCGGTTTCCATCTCTACGAGACCCTTTTCGCCTAAATGTGCAATCGGAGGCTGCTCCGAAAACCTGAACAACTTGTGCCCTCAAGAACTCGAAGTCCATAACAAGCACGGGCAAGTAGTTGCTTGCAAAAGTGCTTGCTTGGCTTTCAATGTCGATTCTTTTTGTTGCAGAAACGAGTATGGAACACCCGAAACGTGCAAACCGAGCCTATATTCGAAGATTTTTAAAGAGGCTTGCCCTTGTTATTATAGCTATGCCTTTGATATGCCTCCACCATTGATAAACTGTGCTTCAAAAGAGTATATTATAACTTTCTGTCCTTCAACATGGGGAGCTCATCAGGCTTCTATATAA
- the LOC107939067 gene encoding uncharacterized protein yields the protein MEDMMRILDKKAMADLIMMLWNCWNSRNKFIFNGQIDKAQSIWEKASNLSSEFRIYNPVNPPILAQIENIKKWKRPTNGTIKVNFDATVNNNRMGYGVIIRDEDGFVLGGGGGFQEGSFSVLEAECIALERSVEVANKLNLTGKVTFETDSAELANKWNMDNGDITIIGSRIKKCKEAVNLFNSASLVWSHRSCNRVADLICTKMCREAKKWFFDMDYPKDIHNAVTSDII from the coding sequence ATGGAGGACATGATGAGAATCCTTGATAAAAAGGCGATGGCAGACCTCATTATGATGCTCTGGAATTGTTGGAACAGTAGAAACAAGTTTATCTTCAATGGCCAAATTGACAAAGCTCAAAGTATCTGGGAAAAGGCCAGCAATCTGAGCAGTGAATTTCGTATTTACAACCCGGTGAATCCCCCCATATTAGCCCAGATTGAGAATATTAAGAAATGGAAGAGACCGACGAATGGCActataaaggttaattttgatGCTACGGTCAATAATAATAGGATGGGCTATGGTGTTATCATTAGAGATGAGGATGGTTTTGTGCTGGGGGGTGGTGGTGGTTTCCAAGAGGGTAGTTTTTCGGTTCTTGAGGCAGAGTGTATAGCCTTGGAGAGAAGTGTGGAGGTTGCGAACAAGCTGAACTTGACGGGAAAGGTGACATTCGAAACTGACAGTGCTGAGTTAGCAAACAAGTGGAATATGGATAATGGGGATATTACCATTATAGGTAGTAGAATCAAAAAATGCAAAGAAGCTGTCAATTTGTTTAATTCCGCCAGCTTAGTTTGGTCTCATCGGTCCTGTAATAGGGTGGCCGATTTAATTTGCACTAAAATGTGTAGAGAAGCTAAGAAGTGGTTTTTTGATATGGATTATCCAAAAGACATTCATAATGCTGTTACTAGTGATATTATCTAA
- the LOC107939068 gene encoding uncharacterized protein, whose protein sequence is MEEDISILLAKLSFSEEEKKRVVSKKANKDNSKGYEHWAIGKLMTQEKVNKEAMYRVFKSLWYTKEEVNFVALKDGGILVKFCNEDDRKKILNLSPWLFDQCLFNMVPYSKDKTMEEYDFNHTPFWVRIANIPMEYMDRDMAMEVGSAIGEVLAIDWRDRDGGWTEYMRIRINIDINKPLQRVVYFTNHGGEEFVCSIRYEKLPRFCYICGLIGHTTQKCKAQKNSNENQDNIFQYGKWLRVPIRVIDQNNGLLRNGIEMIKKDKENDSELHRNLWKVIGTNTQYDHEETEQVKDTDDESELSTP, encoded by the coding sequence ATGGAAGAAGATATTAGTATCTTGCTGGCGAAACTAAGTTTTTCAGAGGAAGAAAAAAAGAGGGTGGTCAGTAAAAAAGCAAATAAGGATAACTCTAAAGGATATGAACATTGGGCTATAGGTAAATTGATGACACAAGAGAAAGTGAACAAAGAGGCAATGTACAGAGTTTTCAAATCTCTATGGTATACAAAGGAGGAGGTGAATTTTGTAGCCCTAAAAGATGGTGGTATACTGGTAAAATTTTGCAATGAAGACGATAGGAAAAAAATTCTTAATCTCTCTCCTTGGCTGTTCGACCAATGCTTGTTTAATATGGTTCCTTATAGTAAAGACAAAACAATGGAGGAATATGACTTTAATCATACACCGTTTTGGGTTAGAATTGCCAACATACCGATGGAATACATGGATAGGGATATGGCGATGGAGGTAGGTTCTGCGATAGGAGAAGTCTTAGCTATTGATTGGCGGGATAGAGATGGAGGATGGACTGAATACATGCGCATTAGAATTAATATTGATATAAATAAACCACTGCAAAGGGTCGTTTATTTTACTAACCACGGAGGGGAGGAGTTTGTATGTTCAATTAGATACGAGAAGCTACCAAGATTCTGTTACATTTGTGGGTTGATCGGTCATACGACACAAAAATGTAAGGCGCAGAAGAACAGTAATGAGAACCAAGATAATATATTCCAATACGGTAAATGGTTAAGAGTTCCTATAAGAGTTATAGACCAAAATAATGGGCTTCTGAGAAATGGCATTGAAATGATTAAAAAGGATAAGGAGAATGATAGTGAACTACATAGGAATCTATGGAAGGTAATAGGGACGAATACACAGTATGATCATGAGGAAACGGAGCAAGTAAAAGACACGGATGATGAGTCAGAACTGAGTACACCATAA